From Mycobacterium cookii:
TGTGCCACAACGTTACCCGCGACAGCCGGCGCACTCACCGTGAGCGTCACCGACCACGGCAGCCGGGCCCCGTGGACCCGCCGTGGATCGGAGTTCACATCAAAATAGCTGATGCCCGCGATAGTGCCCACCGGAGCGAACACCTGGTAAACCACGGACTTCGGATTGGCGAGTTTGGTGTCCTCGGCCCTGGCGTACGGGTGCGGGTAGGGCTCCGAGCCGAAGTCCGCGCGCACGCGTGACACGGTGTACGCGCCGCCGCCGGCTACCGCCACGACGACCAGCGGCATCCACATCCGTTTGAGCACCCCGGCGAACGCCATCTGCTTGCCCTGTCCCGAACGCTCGTGGCCCCTCGATACGAGCGCGACCCGCAGGGACTTGAAGTAAACCACGCTGCAGAATGCCAATGTTGAGATCTTCTGGTGCATTATCTAAGAATTGGACTCGGTCCGTAAGCACCTGCTTGACCTGCGGTTATGCAGACTTCGGCGGCTGAGTGGCAAATCATGAATCGCACGTTCCGACGCATTTAATTGGCGATTTAACATTGCTGACATGAAAGGGCGATAAACGGGTATACGGGCGCGGAACCGCTAGCTGCCGACCGGAGCACAATGCGAATTCGCGCCAACACTTTCGCGCACCCTGAGTTGGTCTAATCCGGACCTCGCCGGCACCGGCGACGGGCCGGGCCCCCGCCGACCTCGGTCGTGATCTGTACCTGGGGTTTTCGTGCACTCGTCCGATCGACGACCCAGGGCGCGTTGCACCGCGCACCCCCATTCATGACATACTGCCGCGATGGCCACCACGAACCGCCTGGTACGCAATCCGATTCACCGTCTCGTCATTAACCCCTTCATGTTTCGGCTGATATTCACGTCGTTCGCCACCACACGGTTCGCTTCCCAGACTCGCCTGCTCGGCGGCGACGACTGGTTGTTCTTCAACTACGGATATGAGGAAGACCCGCCACTGGGCATCCCGCTCGACGCTGCCGACGAGCCGCACCGCTACTTCATCCAGCTCTACCACCGCACGGCCACCCAGGCGGACCTCAGCGGCAAGAAGGTGCTGGAGTGCAGCTGCGGCCACGGCGGTGGAGCCTCCTACCTCGTGCGCACACTGCACCCGGCGTCCTACACCGGGCTGGACCTGAACCCGGCCGGCATCGAATTCGCCAAGAACCGCCACCACCTGGACGGCCTGGATTTCGTCGAGGGCAACGCCCAGGAGCTGCCCTTCGCCGACGCATCCTTCGACGCGCTGCTCAACGTCGAAGCGTCGCACCTCTACCCGGATTTCCCGCGCTTTCTCGCCGAAGTGGCGCGGGTGCTGCGCCCGGGCGGGCATTTCCTCTACACCGACTTCCGGCCGCGCCAGGAGGTCGCGGAGTGGGAGGCGGCGTTGGCCAAGGCTCCGCTGCGGCAGCTGTCCATGTCGGTGATCGATCAGAACGTTCTGCGCGGCAACGAGAAGAACGCCCCGCGTAAGCACGCGCGGATCAGCCAGCACGGGTCCGCGATCCCGCGCACCTTCGCCCGTGCCGCCAGCGACATGACCGACTGGGCGTTCAACGGCGCGCTGCGCGGCGGCGAGTACACCTACCGGGTGTACTCGTTCGTCAAGGACTAGGGGGCGACATGGCAACGGCGACAACCGAGCCGGTCCGGCTGCCTCCTGCGTTGCGGCTGCCGAAGATGGTGCAGGCCGTGTTGTTCCTGACCGCGTTGCAGTACCGGGTGGCGCCGAGACTGAGCCGGCACTACGGCGGTCCGTTCACGATCAACCTTCCGGTGTTCGGCAAGACCGTCGTGATCCACGACCGTGACCTCGTCAAGGACGTCTTCAGCACCAGCTTCGATCTGATCGAGCGTCCGACCAAGGTGTTGGGCCAGGCTTTCGGACCGGGGTCGACGTTCAGCCTGCTCGGCAAGGAGCACTCCGAGCGCCGCAAGCTGGTGTTGCCGAACTTCCAGGGTCGGCGGCTGAAGAACTACGAGCAAATCGTCGAAGACGAGGTGCTGCGCGAGACCGCGAAGTGGCCGGAGGGCAAAGAGTTCGAGACGCTCTCGACGATGACCAACCTGACGCTCAACGCGATCATGCGCGCGACATTCGGCGAACGGGCGGACGCCCTCGATGAGCTTCGGGTTGTCATCCCGCCGTTGATCACGCTGGGTTCGCTGATGCAGCGGATGCCGCCGATCGTGCGCGGCGAATACGGCCGCTGGAGTCCCGGTAGCAGGCTGGCGGGTTACCGGCGTCGTTTCGACGCGGTGATCGACGAACTCATCGCCGAAGCGCGCGCCGACATCGACGCCCTGCCCGAGCGCGGCGACATGCTGGCGTTGCTGTTGCAGGTCCGCTACGAAGAC
This genomic window contains:
- a CDS encoding MmpS family transport accessory protein produces the protein MAFAGVLKRMWMPLVVVAVAGGGAYTVSRVRADFGSEPYPHPYARAEDTKLANPKSVVYQVFAPVGTIAGISYFDVNSDPRRVHGARLPWSVTLTVSAPAVAGNVVAQGDSDSIGCRIVVDGQIKSERISNEVNAYTHCLVRGA
- a CDS encoding phthiotriol/phenolphthiotriol dimycocerosates methyltransferase produces the protein MFRLIFTSFATTRFASQTRLLGGDDWLFFNYGYEEDPPLGIPLDAADEPHRYFIQLYHRTATQADLSGKKVLECSCGHGGGASYLVRTLHPASYTGLDLNPAGIEFAKNRHHLDGLDFVEGNAQELPFADASFDALLNVEASHLYPDFPRFLAEVARVLRPGGHFLYTDFRPRQEVAEWEAALAKAPLRQLSMSVIDQNVLRGNEKNAPRKHARISQHGSAIPRTFARAASDMTDWAFNGALRGGEYTYRVYSFVKD
- a CDS encoding cytochrome P450, coding for MATATTEPVRLPPALRLPKMVQAVLFLTALQYRVAPRLSRHYGGPFTINLPVFGKTVVIHDRDLVKDVFSTSFDLIERPTKVLGQAFGPGSTFSLLGKEHSERRKLVLPNFQGRRLKNYEQIVEDEVLRETAKWPEGKEFETLSTMTNLTLNAIMRATFGERADALDELRVVIPPLITLGSLMQRMPPIVRGEYGRWSPGSRLAGYRRRFDAVIDELIAEARADIDALPERGDMLALLLQVRYEDGQPISDRHIADELLTLVAAGHETTASQLAWAVERLRRHPRLLSRLTEEVDAGGSELRQATIYEVQRLRSTIAASLRTTKTKVRLGEWVLPADTNVMVDFQLAHESDVNYTDPETFNPDRFIGTTPPSFRWLPFGGGINRCVGAAFANMEMDITLRTLLREFRFAPTDAPDEGRNFRGVAIAPSKGALAVVYRRPQAKQSDRDSVAVADHSS